A stretch of DNA from Sus scrofa isolate TJ Tabasco breed Duroc unplaced genomic scaffold, Sscrofa11.1 Contig2587, whole genome shotgun sequence:
CAAACTATTCTCTGACCTATGCAGAGTTAAACTCTACTACATTGATACCATGGACTGTGACTTAGCAGTGAAAACAGCAACAGCCAAAATGAACACGCCTGGATTCTCGACTTTCCCCTCCAGGTAGAAGCATTCTTCGgtttgtccacaggagggcagcatgagCACCGTCAAGAGCAGGAACAATTTCAAGGTTCTGAAGTCTGTTCAGTGGATGATTCTGACATACTTCCTGCACAAATTACTCATGAGATTGTTTACTTTTCAGATAAATGACCATCTATTCATTGTAAAAACTGATAGAGAGGAGAATGGACAGGTCACCTACAATCAGGGATCATCTGGCATTTATCTTCACCTGTATATATGTGATGCAAAGAGGTAgctacatttttgtgtgtgtttgtgtgggtctttttagggccacacctgctgcatatggaagttctaggccgGAGCctgaattgcagctatagctgccggtctataccatagccacagccactccagatccgagccgcatctgaagacttcaccacagcttatggaagtgccaggttcttaacccactgtgcctggccaggattgaacccaagttctGGAGCTCACAAGATGCCCcaaatcccattgtgccacagcaggagattccacaatcagttttagaacatgtattttttttttttctaaagtgtagctgatttacagtactgtgtaagtttcaggtgtacagcaatgtattgttatacacatatatgtatatattattaatcttttataattcttttccattctggattgttttaagaaatggaatagtgctctctgtgccaggcatcacatccttgttgtttattgTATAAGGCGTAGTGTCTGTTCATCCCATAATCCTaattcccctcctttttttacccttttttgACCATAggagttttttttctgtctgtgagtctgtcagAGATACAGACTGCATTCCAACCAAAGCAGCAGCCAGGGATATGTCTGGACTTGACGGCAGCTGCCTGGTTCCCAGAAGTCCAAGTGACCAGGGCGCTGTCCACCTGCCCGTGTAGGGGACCGAACAGAGCAGAGCAGCCCTGAGTTAGGAGGTGGCTGTCATCAGGCTGCTGGGGtccgccctcctccctcctgagggtgaggtggtatctcgaaACTGGAGGGAGAAAACCAAACGGAGGACATCTCACAACCATCCCATCAAGGTTCCCCCTGGGCTCCAGacaccaaagaaatggaaaaaccagACTCCATCAGGGAGGATCAGTTAAACCTCAAAAGAAACAGAGCCAAAAGGACCGTTACAATTCACACTCAAGGACCTAAATGCTCCTTCCCTTTCCCAAGCCCTCGTCCCTCTTTTGATTAGGTCAGCATGGTCAAATGACATCTCAGGCCGGGACATGCGGCTGCCATTGAAAACCACCCTGTCAGAGAACTTAGCGAGACAGGGAAATTCTCAAGTGACTTTTGTTGTGAAAGGCAGATTAGGACGCAATTGTATGAGGGGCGCACACTTTGTTTAAAAACATGCAGCTGCCACTTCTCATCACATGGATAAATGTGAAGGTAAATGTCAGATTATTCTTCAGTATAGGTGACTTTTCTCCTCAGTATAACGTTTTACAAAGTATACTGATTTACCcgaaaaaaataaaccatctcATCAATACTTTGTGCAAGCAGCCTGTCAAAATCAACCACTCAACAATAGCCTTCATTTCAGACCTGGTACCTTGTAATTGTCCCTGCTATTGACGGTGctcatgctgccctcctgtggacataCAGAAGAATGCTTCTGCATGGAGAGGAATGGAGAGAATCCAGGCGTGTTCTTTACATGGTGGTCCTACACAACCTCATTCCAAAGGAATACAGGCTTGGAGTTCTtttctggctcagtggtcatgaacctgactggcaggcatgaggaggtgggttcggtccctggccccactcagtgggttcatgatctgggattgccttgagctgaggggtaggtaacagacacagttaggatcccctgtggctggggctgcggcacaggcctgcagctgcagctctgatttgaccccttccctgggaacgtccgtgtgtcacaggggcagccctaaaaagacaacaataacaaataaacTCCACCCTGTCTGAAGGGCAAACGGGCAACACTCAGGGGACATTTGACATGAAAGGTAGATGAGGTTATATTTGCACTGGGGGCACAGGCTTTGTTGAAAGCCATGTAGCTTCTTTTCAGCCCCTGTGTAAATAGGAAGATCCATGCCAGATTGTCCCTGCTGACAGGtgacttctcttttctcctctgtatcGGTGTTTACAATGTATGTAGAGGCATTTATCTGAAATAGGAACACGCTCAAGAATAATGTGCACAAGCAGCAAGACAGTATCAGCCTCTGAACAGCAGCCTTCCAGGTCAGACCCAATACTGGAAGCTATTCTGGCCTTCACTGGgcttatgctgccctcctgtggacacaTAGAAGAATGCTGccattgaagtgtaattgacaaaAGGCAACATGTTTTTTTGCAAGTTCCTTAGGCATTCTTTCCAAGGGCATTAAACATTAATCCTTGCTCACGATAGAAAGCTGAAAGGACCCCGGAAactacaaagaaagagaaaagttaccCAGCAGCTCTGTTTCCCAttggctcaggagcctgagttcctgggcaggggagataAAAGATGAGGGTGCAGGCATTCCTTCAGCATCCAGTCAGCTTTTCTGCTGTGGGAGGGCTCACCTAGACAGACCttacttttgccttttcattcctGCTTTGTCTATCTCTTTTCAAGCGTCTTCATGTTTACAAGGACCTCGTAATTTGACTCCTCTTCAGACactttgcttgttttctgttctttcttttgtgtgttgcTTTTGTTGTGTTTGCTGTGATGAAAATAAATGTGGCCATGAACATCATGGGTTATCTTGGAGAATTTACCAAAAACGTCTACAATGTCAGCTCCAAACAGAGTCTTTCTCAAGGACTCTACCTCTTTATGAATCTACGAGAGGGTGTCACATTGTGCCCAGACATTTGGTGGATATTTGTGTAGTTTGGATTCAGCCGCATAACTGAATTGGCTGCTGGGCTGGAGGGGGCCTTTCTTAGCTGTAGAAACACTTGAGCTGAACCTTGATGTCTGTGCCTCTCTAGGACAGGTAGACCTCATTGCTCTGACTCCTGACTAGCGTCACCCTGGCTACAACTTCCagaacaatctttttaaaatttatttttcatttgtatcagCTTAAAGGTATTGGAagagagttgatttataacaatgttgtcttaatttcagATTTAAGCGCAGGAATTCTGTTTACATACACATCTCTATCAattctttttacattattttcccatatagcttgTTACACAACATTGAGTAGGGTTTCTTGTGTactacagcaggtccttgctaggtgtgtgtgtgtgtgtttccttgttcggactgcacctgtggcgtatggaagttcccaggctgagggctgaggagccacagctgccagcttaagccacagctccagccacaccagatccaagccacatctatgaagttcaccacagttcatggcaatcctggatccccgacacattgagcgaggccaggcatcgaacccacatcctcatggatgctagaggGAACGTTTCCAAGGAGTCCCAGGGGATCCCCCCACCATAGCTGTCGAGGTGAAATAGAGTAATGTGtatattttcatcccaaacccctcaTTTCTCCCCCCACCACGTTTCCCCGTTGGAAGCCATTAGCTTGATTTGGAGATCTGTGAGTCgtcttctgttttgtcaataagtccttttgtatcagGTTGTAAAAACCAATGTTCTTGGAGTCCAGTGGACttattacaatgttgtgtgagtttcaggtgtgccACAAAGGGAGTCAGGTATACATAGGCATGTGCACATTTGTTTTCAGATGCTTTACCCATATAGGCCATCCCCCTGTATCGGCTGTATACTGGGTCTTTGTGACTCAATCAGTTGTGTATATACAAGTGCGTATGTGCCAATCTCAACCTCCCAATGTATCCCTCCCCCGAGTGTTTCTCCTTTAGTGaccctaagtttggttttgagaacgtcgagtctgtttctgtcttgggAAGAAGaccttctgtatcatttttcatgaCAGTCCCCATGACTGGTGATGTCACGTGGTTCTTTGTCTTAGACGTTCTTCCCATAGTGTGATGATCCACTTGTATCACTTTcatcagattccacatgcaagtgatatcatctggttttggtctttctctgagCTACGTCACTGAGTATGATcatctccaggttcatccatgtggctgaAAATGTCAATCTTTGGTTCCTTTTTCTGGTTGAGGAATATTTCATTGTCTAAGTTACTTCAGGAACAATCGTATGGTACAAATAGTAATGAAGAAGTTTAGAGTGTGGTCCTTTCTTTCAGGGAATGCCTTCAGTGCCATGATCCCCTAAAGGGGACGCCAAGGTCCATGGAGGTGGTGGGTTTTTGGGGCCGAGGAGGGAGCACCTGTCATTTGTGAAAGGCCCACAGGCGATTCAGAAATGGCCCCACCACACGAAGGCCAGGAAGCAGACCATTAGAGGTTACGCTTCAGGAGTTCAGTGTTCCTTGAAGATAGATGTTATTGAATAACATGGCTTTTAAAGCCTCGCCTCCAACCCCAGTGAGGCTGTCACAAGGAGAGATGATACTGCGGTTCATCGCTACTCAAAGTAGTGATGCACAGGGCGGTGTGATGTAGCTTTTCATGTATATCCTATGCATGGGAAAGCTCTTCCACTTTCAAGACCACTGAACCACTGAAATGAGCGATTTAAACCAGGTCAGCACCATACAGTGAGTTCACAGGCTGGGACATGAGCAAGCTGCCTTTTAAATCCGCCCTGTCAGAAAACTTAGGGACACAGGGAAATGCTCAAGAGAATTTTGATGTGAAAGGTAGATTAAGACACAATGGTATGAGAGGTACACAATTTGTTTAACAACATGTACCTTCTGGAGTTGCCATTTGTgacccagtggtaacaaaccaagctagtatctgtgaggatatgggttcgatccctggcctccctcagtgggataaggatccagcgttgctgtgagctctggtgtaggtcccagatgcagctttggTCCTGTATTTCACAGGCCACGGCTGTGgctccaagaaaacaaaacaataaaagctaAACACTAATGGACTTGGTCCTGGCCTTAGTGTGGTCGGGGTCATTTCCAAATCGCCTGTGGGGCTTTCACAAATGACAAGAGCTCCCCCATCAGCCCCAGCAAAGCACCCCGTCACTGACCTTGGCGTCCCCACTTGTCAATCACTGCATTAGAGGAATTCCCTGAAAAGAAGGAACCAGACTCAAAAACTCATCATTACCACTGCTACATAAGAGTGTTCCagaagtacatatatacaagggaatattactcagtcgtAAAATGAacgaaaaaaatgacatttgcagTAATATAGATGAAGCTATAGAAGATCACACTAAGtgaatcaaagacaaaaattttgCCTTTATGTGGGCTCTAATTAAAAGGGGATATGAAGTTGCTAAATTGCTAAACAGCTTCTACACATAAAACAAGCCCACTTCCAGCCCAGCAGAAATTTCAATTACGCAGCTGGATATGAACTACACACAAATCCACCACTTTTCTAGGTACAACTGCACAAGATCTAGTATATGTATAAATGCATGGAGTCCTTGAGCAAGATTCTGTTTGGAAGTCACACTGTAGAAATCTTTATGTAATTTCACCAAGATGATGTCTATGATGTTCattgcaatatatatatgtacattttttagcacagcaaacaaaactaaaacagaagagaagaacTTGGGGCAAGCAAAGTCTCTCAACAGGGATCCAACTACTAGGTACCTGTAGAAATAAAGAGGCTCAAAGAGAGATCAACAAAGCAGCAATCAAGCAGCACAACCACCGTCTAGGTTCGCACTCAAAGAGCAGAAATCTTGACTTACTACTGAAAGAATGCCTGCACCCTGATCCTTGatctcccctgcccaggaacacAGGTACCTAAGCCAATGGCACAGGGAGATGATGGctaactttcttctttctttgtatttttcggGGTCCTTTCAGTTTTCTATCATGAGCATGGGTTAATTTTTAATGCAGTTGTGTACTATCAACATGGAAAGAACCGCCTGGATTCTATAAATTCCTCTCCATGCAGACGCATTCTTCTACTTCTCCACACGAGGGCAGTAGAAGCTCAGTCAATACTGGGAACAATGGCAAGGTCCTGGGTCTGAAATCCAAGGCTGCTGGTCAGAGGTTGATTTGGACATGCTGCTCGCAGAAATTAcccattaatttgtttttttgccGTATCAATGAATATGCATTCATTGTAAAAACTGCTCTagaggagaaaagacaagtctCATATAATTAGGGACAATCCAGCATTTATCTTCCTATTTACACATGGGCTGAAAAGAGGAAGCTACATGGTTTTAAGCAAAGTGTGTGCCCCTCAGACAACTGTGTCTTAATTGACCTTTCACATCCAATGTCTCTTGAGCGTTtcctgtttccttcatttctctgagagggtgctttttgttcatttcattgccttttcagggccccactcagcacatgtggaaatttccagtatagtgggtcaaatcagagctacagatgcaaGCCTCTAcaacagccactgcaactccagaTTACAGCTGCGtatgaaacctacaccacagctcaaggcaatgccggatcctcaccccactgagcggggccagggattgaacctgtgttctcgtGCATACTACTCTGgcttgttcaccactgagccacgatgggaactccagcgtgtattatttatttatatttgtctttttagagctccacccacggcatattccaaggataggggtcgaaccagagctggagctgccagcctacaccacagcctcagcaacgctgaatctgatccacatctgccaACTACGCcctagcttgtggcaacaccagatcctaagcCCACTGAGCGAGCACAGAGATTAAACCCGTTTCCTCAGAGACGCTGTGTGGGGGTCTttatccattgagccacagtgggaacttccttagCTGTTCATGAATATAATTAGAATTTCTCTGTGATGTCCCATTAGAAGGATATAAAGTGGCTAAGTGTACATATTCTCTAAGCGGGTCTCCCCCACCACCACGCTTTGTCCCACTTGTAACCCAGTGATAAGTTCAGTGGGCATGTGTTTCACTGACGTCTCTGCACAtccctctgctcccttccctgaAAGACAGTGAGCAAAGGATATCCCTGGAGTTTCACCTTGTATGTAAAATCGAGTCCTCTGGGATGGCTAGGTGACAGACAGAAGCCCCATGGGAAGCTGGCCCCATCTGAGCAGGCCAGTTTCTGACAAATGAGGAGTGATCTTACCCAGTCCATCCTACCTGACTCATGGTACCATGTGCATCCAGGACTCAGGTGGAAGGAGGTCATTCCCCGTGAAACAGGGTGGTATCTCTGCTAATGTGTTCCTCATTAGTGGTCTTTCACAACTAAGTCTCCTCTCTGTGGCTGCCTCGTCTGCCAACCCTGCATGTGCACATTGCCACTGCTTCAGAAATGGCATTAACTCCAGGTGAGATGGGTTAGGTACCATTTCTGGGAGACAAGCGAAAGGGATTAGGGGGCATGTCTGAAACGTTCACAAAGATCTAAAAAAAATGGACTCGTGCtccatttgtttgtatttcagaataaaaaaagcTGAGAGTCTAATAGGAGcccagaggaagaaaggaaacccAAGGTCATTGCCTGATCAAGAGGAGAAGACCCGCTGCTGTGGAGTCCGTGACCTAGCAACTAGGAACGCTGGGGGTATGGACAATGGGAGGAGAATGTGGTATCAGCAGAAGGCTGAGGACAGGACCTGGGACTCAAAGGCCAGGTTCACAGTGTGGCTGAGAACTCAGCTCTGTCCATACTGAGGAGCCAGGCGCCGAGAGGAGATGTCGGACGGGGGACGTGAGATCCATGGCAAGTGTTCCTTGCTAAGTGGGCATTCCTTCACCCCAGATGCTCCTTCCTCTGGAGAAGGGTTAGTAGAGGCTCAACCTactttgttctccatgtcttttttggGGTGGATAAATAGACAAAGTTCATCATTTACCTTTTTAAACACACTCCTCAGTGGCATTAGGGACATTCACGATGTCGCCCAGCAGGCAACAGCATCCATCTCCCTAAAGGGAAACCTTTCTCTCAGATGAACACTAACTACCCATGTCtccctctcccaggccctggTAACACTAACTACCcatgcctccctcctccaggccttGGGCTAAGtgtccattcctccctccctgggctaTGAATCTGACCCCTCGAGGTTCTGAATATAAGTGGgagcatatgctatttgtctctctctgtaaTGGGCTTATTTCCCTCAGCAGATCTAGTCTTTAAGGCTCATTCCTACTGCAGCCTGGAACAGAATCTCCTTCCATTCTAAGACTGAAAAGTACTCCACTCAATGGAGAGACCACACTTTGTCTATCCCTTCATCCATGGATGGAGATTTGGGTGCTTTCATGTCTCCCTCTCAGGAATCAGGCTGATATGAGCATGGGTGCACAAGAGCCTGTTCAAGTCCCTGCCTTTCCTGTTGTGTAGAAATAGCCAGAagagaaattgctggatcattcgGTAAGTCTAGGTTTTCTGAGGAATGGTCGTTCttcatggtggctgtaccagtttctaGTCCCAACAGCAAAGCTCCAGGGTCCTGGTTGCTCCACATCCATtggccaacacttgctatttcccgttttgatttattttgttttagattaGCCAACCTCTTGAATTTAGGTTGTATTTTGTTGGGTCTAAGATCTTCTTCACCAGGTCgagtgaaatgaaaacagaagactCTGACACAGATAATAAAGATAAAGAGACCAATGCAACCATTCATGTAACTAGAACTCAACCTGTAAAACACAGTCCTTTGTTTTCCTCACATTTGACTTTTCCTTCTATGGCTATTGAGCTACttccctgggccaggcctgggctcctCTCACAGCTGCTAAGGGTCATGGTGAATGATACTTTTATGCCCACAACATACAAGTGTATTTACACACCAGAATCCGCCCTCCATTGCTTCACTTGAAtgaagtcttttttcttctttcataaaatCAGGCCCATGACCAATATCTACTGAAAGGCCAAATATCCGTAAAAGAAACAATCCGAGGTTGTGAACAGagtgttgagcaaaagaagccagtcacactCAGATGCCTACTGTGTGATTCCTGTCTTCAACAGCAGGCAGAGGTGAACTCTGTTTGGGCTGCATTCTCAGCTGGAAAATTCTCAGGACAAATAAGGAAGAGGTGATACTCTGTCTCTTCAACCGAGCACTGGCTGTGTAGGTACTGGCCCCAGGGTAACTCGCTGAGCTCTCTACTTAGATTAGGGGCTCTTTTCTATCAATATGTGTTTCTTCGTGATACAAATAGCTTTCCAAACCCACAACCCCTCTCAGCACATagacgccccccgcccccagttcaTTTTATGTCCCTGATTATGTTATACAGACAAGTTCTTATAACAGACTCTGCTTCATATATTGTGACCATCTTTCTTCTGGtcatattttgcttttcatcACCAActaggatggccatcatcaaaaagactaaaaacatcCAAACGTtggagaagatatggagaaactgggagGGTCacccattgctggtgggaatgtaaaatggtgcagccacgcAGGGAAACAGTTTAGAGCTTTCTCAAAAGTTCAACTTCCACTTGCCATACGATCCACTCATCCCTGCCCTGGGTGTCCACATGCGAGACAAGGGAACATGGTCCCAGCCAACGTTTTATTAAAGtctgtttatagcagcattgttcacaacagccaaaacttGGAACCAATCCAAATCTCCAAACACTGAGGAATGAATCGCCAAACGGTGGTCCAGCCATACAACTGAATGCTCCTCTGCAGACATAGCAACAAAGCACTCACATGCTCTGAAAAGGAAGGACCTTGAGAAGAGCCAGACACAACATCCCACACCGCGGACGCGCCATTACATTGTGAATGTTGGCACAGAGCTCCCTAGTGTGGAATGAGCATAAATGATGGTCACCAAGCCCTCTGGGGGGACTGGCAGttgtttccccatttttccatagTCCCCGCAGTGCTGACCCTCTCTGTGACTATATGTTTATGGCCAGTTTTGATGAGATATTTGCACAAATGCCCCAAAGTGGAACTGCCTGTTTGAAGGTCTTTGCATGTTAAGGCTTCAGTCCATAATGCCAGCTGGCCCCTCACATCTTTGAGTggcctgtgcccccacccccgcagatGTCTCTGTTCCCAGGTAACAGCCCTTCCCTCCAGCATAGCGCCTTCCTCTGAGCAAAGCACCTCCCTTTGAGCACAGCACTTCACTCTCAACAAAGGGCCTCCCTTTCAGGATAGTGCTTTCCCCGCTACTCGTACCCCAGCATGGGGCTTGCCTCCCAGCATGGCACCTCCCCTGCAGCTGAGAACCTCCCTCTCAGCAGAGCACTGCTCACCCCAGGGGCCTGTTCCAGGCACCAGGGGCCCAGTCTCCTGATGGATGCCCTGTGTTCCTTTGCAGTTCCCCAGGGAGCGCAGTCACCATGCCCTTGTTCAATGGAAGCCCTAAACGCCAGCTGGCAGGGTTCATGGTGGCCACCATCGGATGGATCCTTGGCACCAGGTCCATGGGCCTGGTGGAGTGGCGAGTGTGGTATGTCAACAACACCTCGCTCTTACCCTCTGTCCTAGCCTGTGTGGGAATGTGGAGAGCTTGCCCCTTCCATCACATCAACGGTGTCAACAGAGCCAGCGTGTGCCACCATTACAACCACCACGATACTTACATCCCACTTGATATCCGTGTTGCCCAAAACTTCCTCATAGTTGCAAGCATTCTAGGGCTTTTTGGCAAAGCTGCCATCGTCTTTGCGCTTAGGAATATGTACCTGAGAAGAGGGCAGAAGAACACCTGTAATCCATTTGCTGTTGCAGGAATGCTGAACATAGCTGCTGGTGCCTGGATCCTAGCTGCTGTGGTCTGGAACCACCAGTCTGTCAAGGACGCGCCACCTTCCTTGCCACTTTCTTTCAATGTACCCTTCAAGCTGGACTCCCAGCAAGTCAGCGGGGCTACTCTCATGGCCTGTCTGGGTTCCTTTGCACTCTTGGTTGGTGGGCTGGTTGTCCTCTCTTACAAATACCCACTAGAGAGCCGAGTGCACCCCGCACCTTCAGACACAGAAAATTCCTCGTTGCACTGGCTTTCCAAATCCCACATTACCAGGCTTCATAGGAAGGATTACATCAGGATGCTGTGTCACTGACTTGGAAGGACTCTAGGCCACGCCAAAGGTAATTTGGCCCCATAATGGCTGTTACCCTCTGTGGCTGCATTTGATTCACTCGTTGCCTAGTCGAGTATGCAAAATCCCATTAAAAATCTTACCTACTTGCCAGCGGGTCTTTTTGGATCTGCATTTTAATGACTGTCAAATAAATCGTCCATATTCTCAACCTCGTGTGGACAGAGGTTTCAGAGAGTCTCACGTCTCCCTCTTCAACTTCTGCTAAAAACACCCAACCTTCTTTCCTACAGCCTGGTGATCACCTGTATCATGTCAGACTGTCCAAGATGTGCACAGGGAGAAGAGTACATGCAACCACTCCCCCACTTTACTACCAGACTCAAAAGGTAGCAAGATTCTGCCACACTAGCTTTATCTCTCCCTTCccctgtttggttttttatttatttacttatattttagggccacacctacaacatatggaagttcccacgctaggggtccaatcagacctgcagTTGCCAGGCTAtaccagagcttgcagcaaccccggatcgttaactcacagattgaggccagggatcgaacccagatgcTCACGGACACTATACTGGGTTCTTTACCTAAtcagccacactgggaactccctcccctcttggaacctctttttattcttccaggggattttaaagcaaaccccaggcatcaggctccctgatatCCCCCAATAGTGATCCAATATTACTAACAAATGGGCATTTCCTCACAGAGCCATATTCTACCTGAAA
This window harbors:
- the LOC110258629 gene encoding claudin-34-like codes for the protein MPLFNGSPKRQLAGFMVATIGWILGTRSMGLVEWRVWYVNNTSLLPSVLACVGMWRACPFHHINGVNRASVCHHYNHHDTYIPLDIRVAQNFLIVASILGLFGKAAIVFALRNMYLRRGQKNTCNPFAVAGMLNIAAGAWILAAVVWNHQSVKDAPPSLPLSFNVPFKLDSQQVSGATLMACLGSFALLVGGLVVLSYKYPLESRVHPAPSDTENSSLHWLSKSHITRLHRKDYIRMLCH